The Methylomonas koyamae genome has a segment encoding these proteins:
- a CDS encoding glycosyltransferase: MSDRPNDAKRTKVLWLTSSYPRNEDDSASIFLRYLAEALVKQNVDLLILAPDHSEVQPFRQPPGLVCRHFRYFFPRRLQQLAYGSGILPNLRAAPWLYLQVPFFILSMFVSAAWILLSQRPSLIHAHWIFPQGTVAVLLGKLFRIPTIITAHGGDAFALKGKLMGAVKRWTIKNCNSWTSNTKATSVAFGADLPKPHVIPMGVDYMRFASGNREALIGQLTPEKLILLFVGRLVEKKGVADLLEAYALLPDTLLAKTELWIIGDGNQAGRLKTMATERRINHQVVFYGKQPNNRLPDYYAAADIFVAPSIIDKVGDTEGQGVIFLEALASGLPIIATDVGGIAEIIEHEKYGLLVKAHNARALAEAIEILIINDTLRITLGKNGKIFARAYDWKFIASELSLLYLSISNPSEFKS; encoded by the coding sequence ATGAGCGACCGGCCTAACGACGCTAAGCGGACCAAAGTTCTCTGGCTCACATCGAGCTACCCCCGTAACGAGGATGACAGCGCTTCGATATTTCTGCGTTACTTGGCGGAAGCGCTGGTAAAGCAGAATGTCGATCTGCTAATTCTCGCGCCCGATCATTCCGAAGTTCAGCCATTTCGGCAGCCGCCTGGCTTAGTTTGTAGACATTTCCGCTATTTTTTTCCGCGCAGGCTGCAGCAATTAGCCTACGGTTCCGGCATCCTGCCAAACCTGCGCGCCGCACCTTGGTTATATTTGCAAGTTCCGTTTTTCATATTATCCATGTTCGTAAGCGCAGCATGGATATTGCTTAGCCAACGTCCCTCGTTGATTCATGCCCATTGGATATTTCCGCAAGGTACTGTCGCAGTGCTGTTGGGGAAGTTGTTTCGCATACCCACAATCATTACCGCCCACGGCGGCGATGCGTTTGCGCTAAAGGGAAAGCTGATGGGAGCAGTCAAGCGTTGGACCATCAAAAATTGTAATTCTTGGACGAGTAATACTAAAGCAACATCCGTAGCATTTGGCGCTGATTTACCTAAGCCTCATGTTATTCCTATGGGCGTCGACTATATGCGTTTCGCCTCCGGCAACCGTGAAGCATTGATCGGTCAGCTGACGCCGGAAAAATTGATTTTGTTATTTGTAGGGCGGTTGGTGGAAAAAAAAGGCGTGGCGGATTTACTGGAAGCCTATGCTTTACTTCCCGATACACTGCTAGCAAAAACGGAGTTATGGATTATAGGAGACGGTAATCAAGCCGGTAGATTGAAGACAATGGCAACCGAGCGTCGAATTAATCACCAAGTTGTTTTTTATGGCAAGCAGCCAAATAATCGATTGCCTGATTATTATGCAGCGGCAGATATTTTTGTTGCGCCGTCTATAATTGACAAAGTTGGCGATACTGAAGGACAGGGGGTCATATTTTTAGAGGCACTGGCCAGTGGATTACCGATTATTGCCACCGATGTGGGGGGGATTGCGGAAATAATAGAGCATGAAAAATACGGGTTACTTGTAAAAGCCCATAACGCAAGGGCGCTTGCTGAAGCGATCGAAATTTTGATAATAAACGACACACTCAGAATAACCTTGGGAAAAAACGGCAAAATATTTGCCCGGGCTTACGATTGGAAATTTATAGCAAGTGAACTGAGTTTGTTATATCTTTCGATATCAAATCCCTCCGAATTCAAATCTTAG
- the oadA gene encoding sodium-extruding oxaloacetate decarboxylase subunit alpha — translation MEKVNKPLGITEVVLRDAHQSILATRLRIEDMLPICGQLDQIGYWSIESWGGATFDACIRYLGEDPWERLRLLKKAMPNTPQQMLFRGQNILGYRHYADDVVDKFVERCVVNGIDVFRIFDAMNDMRNIERAIKAVLNTDAHAQGTISYTTSPVHTTKKWVEQGKLIEDLGAHSICIKDMAGLLTPYDAYDLIGKLKKAVAIPVHLHCHATTGLSVATCIKAIEAGVDNIDTAISSLSMTYGHTPTETIVAALAGQKRDTGLDLAKLEKVAAYFREVRKKYAQFEGSLKGVDSRILVSQVPGGMLTNMESQLKEQGAADRFDAVLQEIPLVRKDLGYIPLVTPTSQIVGTQAVLNVLAGERYKTISKETAGVLRGEYGATPAPVDKELQARVLNGAEPITCRPADLLEPEMSKLVAEVQAKAQADGVKLADNVEEDALIDGLFAQVGWKFIQNRGNPAAFEPAPGLEPAPVSVPAAVKTAVEAETYTVNVDGKNYHVAIAPGNGEIVVEPSSASENGPMLASTAPIVSGSGVVESPLAGVVLKVNVNVGSHLSEGDVVLIMEAMKMETEIRAKVAGIVSAVNVRQGDSVAVGDVLVTL, via the coding sequence GTGGAAAAGGTAAACAAGCCCCTGGGAATTACTGAGGTGGTATTACGCGACGCCCATCAGTCAATTCTGGCGACCAGGCTGCGTATCGAAGACATGTTGCCGATTTGCGGGCAACTCGACCAGATCGGTTATTGGTCTATCGAATCCTGGGGTGGCGCGACCTTCGACGCTTGCATCCGCTATTTGGGCGAGGACCCGTGGGAAAGGTTGCGCTTGCTGAAGAAAGCCATGCCCAACACACCGCAGCAAATGCTGTTCCGCGGCCAGAATATCCTCGGTTACCGCCATTACGCCGACGACGTGGTCGATAAATTCGTCGAGCGTTGCGTGGTCAACGGTATTGACGTATTCCGAATTTTCGATGCGATGAACGATATGCGCAATATCGAAAGAGCCATCAAGGCGGTGCTGAATACCGATGCCCATGCCCAAGGTACCATTTCGTACACTACCAGCCCGGTGCATACCACCAAGAAGTGGGTGGAGCAGGGCAAGCTGATCGAGGATCTGGGTGCGCATTCGATCTGCATCAAAGACATGGCCGGCTTGCTGACCCCTTACGACGCCTACGATCTGATCGGCAAATTGAAGAAGGCTGTCGCGATTCCGGTCCATCTGCATTGCCATGCCACCACCGGCTTGAGCGTTGCCACTTGTATCAAAGCCATCGAAGCCGGCGTCGATAATATCGATACCGCGATCTCTTCGTTGAGTATGACTTACGGCCACACCCCGACCGAAACCATCGTCGCGGCATTGGCCGGCCAAAAGCGCGATACCGGTCTGGATTTGGCCAAGCTGGAGAAAGTCGCCGCTTATTTTCGCGAGGTGCGGAAGAAATATGCGCAGTTCGAGGGTAGCCTGAAAGGCGTGGATAGCCGGATCTTGGTATCGCAAGTACCGGGCGGAATGCTGACCAATATGGAAAGCCAATTGAAGGAGCAGGGTGCGGCCGACCGTTTCGACGCGGTACTGCAGGAAATTCCGTTGGTGCGCAAAGACTTGGGCTATATCCCGCTGGTGACGCCGACGTCGCAAATCGTCGGCACCCAGGCGGTATTGAATGTTTTGGCCGGCGAGCGTTACAAAACGATCAGCAAAGAGACTGCCGGCGTGCTGCGCGGCGAGTACGGCGCAACTCCGGCACCTGTCGATAAAGAATTACAAGCGCGAGTATTGAACGGTGCCGAGCCGATCACTTGTCGTCCGGCGGATTTGTTGGAGCCGGAAATGAGCAAATTGGTGGCCGAAGTCCAGGCCAAAGCCCAGGCCGACGGCGTCAAGCTGGCCGATAACGTTGAAGAAGACGCGCTGATCGACGGGCTGTTCGCGCAAGTGGGTTGGAAATTCATCCAAAACCGGGGCAATCCTGCCGCATTCGAGCCGGCACCGGGTCTGGAACCCGCCCCGGTTTCGGTACCGGCTGCCGTTAAAACGGCGGTCGAGGCCGAAACCTACACCGTGAATGTGGACGGCAAAAATTACCACGTCGCAATCGCGCCGGGCAACGGCGAAATAGTGGTGGAACCGTCCTCGGCATCGGAAAACGGTCCGATGCTGGCTTCGACAGCCCCCATCGTCAGCGGCAGCGGCGTGGTCGAATCGCCATTGGCCGGCGTAGTATTGAAAGTCAACGTCAACGTCGGTTCCCATCTGTCCGAAGGCGACGTCGTGTTAATCATGGAAGCGATGAAAATGGAAACCGAGATTCGGGCCAAAGTCGCCGGTATCGTCAGCGCGGTCAACGTGCGCCAAGGCGATTCAGTTGCGGTAGGCGACGTTCTGGTCACCTTGTAA
- a CDS encoding glycine cleavage system protein R produces the protein MQLAITVLGEKSNGFLGEILSALSACQCNVLELRTSNLTELTAAYLLIDGNWNHIAKLEGMLDAIKIRLEIQMSFLRPSQEPQAIEGVPYTLETISVDKNDILFAVTSFLLDRGICIEEVSASRHSAAFFNTSVFSTKFILLVPPAVRILSLREEFLDFCDSLNIDAILEPVKR, from the coding sequence ATGCAACTGGCGATTACGGTGTTGGGCGAGAAGTCCAACGGTTTTCTTGGGGAAATTTTGTCGGCGTTGAGCGCCTGCCAATGTAACGTACTGGAGCTGCGTACCTCCAATTTGACCGAGCTTACCGCCGCCTATCTGTTGATAGACGGCAATTGGAACCATATCGCCAAGCTGGAAGGCATGCTGGATGCGATTAAAATCCGCTTGGAAATCCAGATGAGCTTCCTGCGGCCGAGCCAGGAACCACAAGCGATCGAAGGCGTGCCATACACGCTGGAAACCATCTCCGTCGACAAGAACGACATCCTGTTTGCCGTAACCTCCTTCCTATTGGACCGGGGCATCTGTATCGAGGAAGTCTCCGCCAGCCGTCACAGCGCGGCTTTTTTCAATACTTCGGTATTTTCCACCAAATTCATCCTGTTGGTGCCGCCAGCGGTGCGGATTCTGTCTTTGCGCGAAGAGTTTCTGGATTTTTGCGACAGCTTGAATATAGACGCCATTCTCGAACCTGTTAAAAGGTGA
- the pgaD gene encoding poly-beta-1,6-N-acetyl-D-glucosamine biosynthesis protein PgaD → MKEIIINQPHLQSFRQKCGSAFMALVSWLLWLYFLWPLLTLAGWLMGLKSLSDEIRWFGGYKTLLELLALYGEIVLAIALLWLGWTLLLSWRHAVVAPKRTAPVTDQQLAVAFKVDLAGLRQARTGKKLTVHFDEQAGITAIRHD, encoded by the coding sequence ATGAAAGAAATCATTATCAACCAACCGCATTTGCAAAGCTTTCGGCAGAAATGCGGTTCGGCGTTCATGGCGCTGGTCAGTTGGCTACTGTGGCTGTATTTTTTGTGGCCGTTGTTGACATTGGCCGGCTGGCTGATGGGGCTGAAAAGCTTATCGGACGAGATTCGCTGGTTCGGCGGTTACAAGACTTTGCTGGAGTTATTGGCGTTGTACGGCGAGATCGTGCTGGCGATCGCTTTGTTATGGCTGGGCTGGACTTTGTTGCTGTCCTGGCGCCATGCCGTCGTCGCGCCGAAACGCACCGCGCCGGTCACCGACCAGCAACTGGCGGTAGCGTTTAAAGTCGATTTGGCCGGATTGCGTCAAGCCCGGACCGGTAAAAAATTGACGGTTCATTTCGACGAACAAGCCGGGATCACCGCCATTCGCCACGACTGA
- a CDS encoding OadG family protein has translation MNEMLSSGIELMLIGMGMVYAFLAMLVVAINTMSNLVRRYFPEVPSKFPEQPVVAGNDKAVVAAITAAVLQYRKKHKNG, from the coding sequence ATGAACGAAATGCTGTCTTCGGGTATTGAATTAATGCTAATCGGCATGGGGATGGTTTACGCTTTTTTGGCCATGCTGGTGGTTGCGATCAATACCATGAGCAACCTGGTCCGGCGCTATTTTCCCGAAGTCCCGTCCAAATTTCCCGAGCAACCGGTCGTCGCCGGTAACGATAAAGCGGTGGTTGCCGCGATAACCGCCGCAGTTCTGCAATACCGCAAAAAGCATAAAAACGGATAG
- a CDS encoding glycosyltransferase, with protein sequence MNIFILCKRYYTNKDLINDCFGRLYHLPKQLAEQGHIVFVDAFDYRNRTALVVRENEVSFQTIPLRPASLLKAIRQVYLHVKTINPDVIVASGDIYIGLIGLLLARRLRIKFVYDVYDYYPAFRINRFPGFTSVFNYIVRKSSLVTCASESLQRWVKIRLNQHTLLIQNGVDRNVFTVGDRVNARRKLNLALDTEVVGYFGSINPARGPILIEACRLLIEAKPNLNLAFAGRVEGIDFNDPWIKYYGELPQSSVPDLINACDVVVVPYAGDQFNSMSGACKIAEYLACGKPVVATRVSDHAEVFKESPASLCEPVAEDMARVLKSQLEHPEIVPYPSNLDWQSIGQTLNNKLTMLVT encoded by the coding sequence ATGAATATCTTTATCCTTTGTAAACGCTACTATACCAACAAAGACCTCATCAATGACTGCTTCGGTCGGCTTTATCATTTACCCAAACAATTGGCGGAACAAGGACATATTGTCTTCGTAGATGCCTTCGATTACCGGAATCGAACTGCTTTAGTTGTAAGGGAGAATGAGGTTTCATTTCAAACCATTCCATTAAGACCGGCTAGTTTACTTAAAGCGATTCGGCAGGTTTATTTGCATGTGAAAACTATAAATCCAGATGTTATTGTCGCTAGCGGCGATATCTATATCGGACTAATTGGGCTTCTACTGGCTCGCAGATTGCGAATAAAGTTTGTATACGATGTTTATGATTATTACCCCGCGTTTCGAATTAATCGATTTCCCGGCTTCACATCGGTATTTAACTATATTGTGAGGAAGTCCAGTCTGGTTACTTGTGCAAGCGAATCGCTGCAGCGTTGGGTCAAAATTAGGCTTAACCAACATACTTTGTTAATTCAGAACGGTGTTGATCGCAATGTATTTACCGTAGGCGATCGCGTTAACGCTAGGCGTAAACTAAATCTCGCCTTAGACACAGAAGTGGTTGGTTATTTCGGTTCGATAAATCCGGCGAGAGGTCCAATTTTGATTGAAGCTTGCAGGCTTTTGATAGAAGCGAAACCCAATTTAAATCTCGCATTTGCCGGACGCGTCGAAGGAATCGATTTCAACGATCCCTGGATCAAATATTACGGAGAATTGCCGCAATCATCCGTGCCCGATTTAATTAATGCTTGCGATGTTGTTGTTGTGCCATATGCCGGTGATCAGTTCAATTCTATGTCAGGTGCCTGCAAAATCGCCGAATACCTAGCCTGCGGCAAGCCGGTAGTTGCTACAAGGGTCTCGGACCATGCGGAAGTATTTAAAGAGTCACCCGCTTCTTTATGCGAGCCCGTCGCAGAAGACATGGCACGTGTACTTAAATCACAACTGGAACATCCGGAAATTGTGCCGTACCCTTCTAATTTGGATTGGCAATCGATTGGACAAACACTTAACAACAAATTGACTATGCTTGTCACATGA
- a CDS encoding glycosyltransferase family 2 protein, giving the protein MNKLYIVITDFNGFTQTRRCLDALNASTYKDFTVLVVDHGTTDETRIGLENEYPGVIRISGSSSLWWAGANNLGIHFALEGGADAIMLVNNDCYVVPDAINILVELFEKHPHGIIAPVQRDCRNGDLTISPRSCFLFGFPTLSGPKKMMPRMEMYDLIPVKLIVGGRGALISTQVFSRIGMFDETRLPHYGADHDFYLRARNQDVRLYVATKAMVDIDYTCTTLANNPGSLNFAEFLQSLMNIRSHRNLPDVTSLFSAHYPIRCIYLLGVSLYTIRYFLIYLVRRFCYFL; this is encoded by the coding sequence ATGAATAAGCTTTATATAGTCATCACCGACTTTAACGGTTTTACGCAAACCCGGCGTTGCTTGGATGCGTTAAACGCAAGCACGTACAAAGACTTTACCGTATTGGTAGTGGATCATGGCACGACTGATGAAACCCGAATCGGGCTGGAAAATGAATATCCAGGCGTAATCCGTATAAGTGGTTCCTCAAGCCTATGGTGGGCGGGCGCGAATAATTTGGGGATACACTTTGCTTTGGAGGGCGGAGCAGATGCCATTATGTTAGTAAATAACGATTGCTATGTTGTCCCTGATGCAATTAATATCCTGGTCGAGTTATTCGAGAAACATCCGCACGGCATAATTGCCCCGGTGCAGCGCGATTGTCGTAATGGCGACCTCACTATTAGCCCGCGTAGTTGTTTTCTATTTGGGTTTCCTACTCTTTCTGGCCCCAAAAAAATGATGCCTAGAATGGAAATGTACGATTTAATTCCCGTTAAGCTAATTGTGGGAGGTAGGGGCGCACTTATTTCTACACAAGTATTCAGCAGAATTGGGATGTTCGATGAAACACGATTGCCTCACTATGGAGCCGATCACGATTTCTATTTACGCGCACGCAATCAGGATGTGCGACTTTATGTGGCAACTAAGGCTATGGTTGATATTGATTATACATGCACAACATTAGCGAATAATCCAGGCTCGCTCAATTTTGCTGAATTCTTACAGTCGTTAATGAATATCCGGTCGCATCGGAACTTGCCAGATGTAACTTCTTTATTTAGCGCACATTATCCGATTCGTTGTATATATCTATTAGGTGTTTCCTTGTATACTATAAGGTATTTTTTAATTTATTTGGTTAGGCGTTTTTGTTATTTTCTATGA
- a CDS encoding sodium ion-translocating decarboxylase subunit beta yields the protein MENLRLLWESTGIYNITQPQIIMMAVGFVLLYLAIRKGFEPLLLLPIGFGAVLSNIPVAGMIDEGGILYYMYGGIKAGVFPLLIFMGVGAMTDFGPMLANPKTLFLGAAAQFGIFATLFGALALNAVPGMAFSLKEAAAIAIIGGADGPTAIYVASKLAPELLGAIAVAAYSYMALVPLIQPPIMRALTSEDERRIEMQQLRTVGKAEKVVFPLMLLMLTALLLPSAAPLVGMFCLGNLMNATGVVDRLSKTAQNELINIVTIFLGLSVGSKLSAEAFLKVQTLGILGLGAVAFAIGTASGVIMAKIMNRFSSTPINPLIGAAGVSAVPMAARVANKIGLESNPHNFLLMHAMGPNVAGVIGSAVAAGVLLSLVH from the coding sequence ATGGAAAATCTCAGACTGTTGTGGGAAAGCACCGGTATTTACAACATTACCCAGCCGCAAATCATCATGATGGCGGTCGGGTTTGTGTTGTTGTATCTGGCGATCAGAAAAGGCTTCGAGCCGCTATTGTTGTTGCCTATCGGTTTTGGCGCCGTACTGAGCAATATTCCGGTTGCCGGGATGATAGACGAAGGCGGCATCCTTTATTACATGTATGGCGGCATCAAGGCCGGCGTATTTCCGTTGTTGATTTTCATGGGCGTCGGGGCGATGACCGATTTCGGGCCGATGCTAGCCAATCCGAAAACGCTGTTTCTCGGTGCAGCCGCCCAATTCGGCATCTTCGCCACGCTGTTCGGCGCGCTGGCCTTGAATGCCGTGCCGGGCATGGCGTTCAGCTTGAAAGAAGCGGCGGCGATTGCGATCATCGGCGGTGCCGACGGCCCGACTGCGATTTACGTCGCCTCCAAGCTGGCGCCCGAATTATTGGGTGCCATTGCCGTCGCCGCGTATTCCTATATGGCGCTGGTGCCGCTGATCCAGCCGCCAATCATGCGGGCGTTGACCAGCGAGGATGAGCGCCGCATCGAAATGCAGCAACTGCGGACTGTCGGCAAGGCCGAGAAAGTGGTGTTTCCGTTGATGCTGTTGATGTTGACTGCGTTATTATTGCCGTCGGCGGCGCCGCTGGTCGGTATGTTTTGCCTGGGTAACTTGATGAATGCGACCGGGGTGGTGGATCGTTTAAGCAAGACCGCGCAGAACGAGTTGATCAACATCGTCACCATATTTCTCGGGTTGTCGGTCGGTTCCAAACTTAGCGCCGAGGCGTTTTTGAAAGTGCAAACCTTGGGTATTCTCGGCCTTGGTGCGGTCGCATTCGCCATCGGTACCGCCAGCGGCGTCATCATGGCTAAAATCATGAACCGGTTCAGCTCGACGCCGATCAATCCGTTAATCGGCGCGGCCGGGGTTTCCGCGGTACCGATGGCGGCTCGCGTCGCCAACAAAATCGGTCTGGAAAGCAATCCGCACAACTTCCTGTTGATGCACGCGATGGGACCGAACGTGGCCGGCGTGATCGGCTCGGCGGTAGCGGCAGGGGTGTTGTTGAGTTTGGTGCATTAG
- a CDS encoding peroxiredoxin has translation MTAIAIGDTVPDFEVAATGGKAVKLSDYRGKKVVLYFYPKDNTPGCTQEGQAFRDNIDRFAALNAVVLGVSRDSVKVHEGFKCKQAFPFDLLSDQDENLCRLFDVIKMKNMYGKQVQGIERSTFLIDENGVLAKEWRKVQVKVHVAEVLDFLQAL, from the coding sequence ATGACAGCCATAGCCATCGGCGATACCGTTCCGGATTTCGAAGTAGCCGCGACCGGCGGTAAAGCCGTCAAACTCAGCGATTATCGCGGCAAAAAAGTCGTGCTTTATTTTTACCCCAAAGACAATACGCCGGGCTGCACCCAGGAAGGCCAAGCCTTCCGCGACAATATCGACCGATTCGCAGCGTTGAATGCCGTGGTGTTGGGGGTATCGCGCGACAGCGTCAAAGTCCATGAAGGCTTTAAATGCAAGCAAGCGTTTCCGTTCGATTTGCTATCCGACCAGGACGAAAACCTGTGCCGTTTATTCGATGTGATCAAAATGAAGAATATGTACGGCAAACAGGTGCAAGGGATCGAACGCAGCACGTTTCTGATCGACGAGAACGGCGTTCTCGCCAAAGAATGGCGTAAGGTGCAGGTCAAAGTCCACGTAGCCGAGGTGCTGGATTTTCTGCAAGCGCTCTGA
- the pgaC gene encoding poly-beta-1,6-N-acetyl-D-glucosamine synthase has translation MEQLLSQPWMQHLIDLWLIGRERLEEVPWWQFNEWLSRFVFYYPLLMAYVWMLGGIVYYIRWERNRGNVLSDLPVLAEYPPVSILIPCYNEGENVRETIEYLLHQQYPNYEIIAVNDGSKDNTLEILHELADRHSQIRVVNLASNQGKAVGLRTAALLANSEILIGIDGDALLAPNATAWIVKHFLEDPHVGAVTGNPRIRNRSTLLGKIQVGEFSAIVGMIKRAQRAYGHVFTISGVIAGFRKTALHDVGYWSPDMVTEDIDISWKMQLAGWAIRFEPNALCWVLMPETLNGLWKQRSRWAQGGVEVLLRYFRPLLRWRSRGMWPLYLECCISLSWAFLVVAMLASVPLEWFSSEPQEALEDLSPHWTSMLLCVTCLVQFAVSLTIDSVYEKKSGGSAQHYYWMIWYPIVYWLINVGTTINGCIKALRKKRGQRAVWVTLDRGLRQK, from the coding sequence ATGGAACAGCTACTCTCGCAACCTTGGATGCAGCATTTAATCGACTTGTGGCTGATCGGCCGGGAGCGCTTGGAAGAGGTGCCCTGGTGGCAGTTCAACGAGTGGCTGTCGCGCTTCGTATTTTATTATCCGTTGTTGATGGCTTACGTCTGGATGCTGGGCGGCATCGTCTATTACATTCGCTGGGAACGTAACCGCGGCAACGTGTTGTCGGACTTGCCGGTGCTGGCGGAATATCCGCCGGTGTCGATACTGATCCCGTGTTACAACGAGGGCGAAAACGTTCGCGAAACCATCGAATATTTGTTGCACCAGCAATATCCGAACTACGAAATCATCGCCGTCAACGACGGCAGTAAAGATAATACGCTGGAAATCCTGCACGAACTGGCCGACCGACACAGCCAAATCCGCGTCGTCAATCTGGCCAGTAACCAAGGCAAGGCGGTCGGTTTGCGCACCGCGGCGCTGTTGGCGAATAGCGAGATTCTGATCGGCATCGACGGCGACGCCTTGTTGGCGCCGAACGCAACGGCGTGGATCGTCAAACATTTTCTGGAAGATCCGCACGTCGGTGCCGTGACCGGCAATCCGCGCATTCGTAACCGTTCCACGTTGCTGGGCAAGATCCAGGTCGGCGAGTTTTCCGCCATCGTCGGCATGATCAAACGCGCCCAGCGCGCTTACGGTCACGTGTTCACGATATCCGGCGTCATTGCCGGTTTCCGTAAAACCGCTTTGCACGACGTGGGTTACTGGAGCCCGGATATGGTCACCGAGGACATCGATATCAGTTGGAAAATGCAACTGGCCGGGTGGGCGATCCGTTTCGAGCCGAATGCGCTGTGCTGGGTGTTGATGCCGGAAACGCTGAACGGCTTATGGAAACAACGCAGTCGCTGGGCGCAGGGCGGGGTCGAAGTGCTGTTACGCTATTTCCGGCCGCTGTTGCGTTGGCGCTCGCGCGGCATGTGGCCGTTGTATCTGGAATGCTGCATCAGCCTGAGCTGGGCGTTTTTAGTGGTGGCGATGTTGGCCTCGGTGCCGCTGGAATGGTTCAGTAGCGAACCGCAGGAAGCGCTGGAAGATTTATCGCCGCACTGGACCAGCATGCTGCTGTGCGTGACCTGTTTGGTGCAGTTTGCGGTCAGTCTGACGATAGACTCGGTCTACGAAAAGAAAAGCGGCGGCTCGGCCCAGCATTATTATTGGATGATCTGGTATCCGATCGTGTACTGGTTGATCAACGTCGGCACTACCATCAACGGCTGCATCAAGGCTCTGCGCAAAAAACGCGGCCAGCGCGCGGTTTGGGTGACTTTGGACAGGGGCTTACGGCAAAAATGA